A genomic stretch from Meriones unguiculatus strain TT.TT164.6M chromosome 15, Bangor_MerUng_6.1, whole genome shotgun sequence includes:
- the LOC110556774 gene encoding paired immunoglobulin-like type 2 receptor beta: protein MGKEEARWRRSEDVGHFTLILWTAEHSSVLSGPPLLPVALLLSFPGGPLAMVWLLLLLLSACLQAGNSAGSNRDNIYGVNQPARLSGVQGGSIEIPFSFSFPWELAKDPQISIAWRWKKVHGEFIYNSTLGFIHDHFKNRLTLNWSQGQTHGVLRILDLKEKDQAVYFCRVYLRTTEGRKFWQSIDGTQLKVTKGSTTLPSAVTTAGSRDTEGKRSPSLVILGPMLGMVVTKAVLITAISVLLIFLWWKKRQQTKPKPKAAEPSSHRAAEGLVGRFVRRGLPGPREMVQSGKHGSWVGGPWLGLEHPHYKPGMGQELVIPALDKQETGRVMGLDDQLL from the exons ATGGGAAAAGAAGAAGCCAGATG GAGGAGGTCTGAGGATGTGGGTCACTTCACCCTGATTCTCTGGACTGCTGAGCACTCCAGTGTCCTTTCTGGGCCTCCTCTCCTGCCTGTGGCTCTGCTGCTCTCATTTCCTGGAGGGCCTCTGGCCATGGTTTggctcctgcttctgctgctatCAGCATGTCTGCAAGCTG GGAACTCAGCAGGATCCAACAGAGACAATATCTATGGGGTGAACCAGCCAGCACGTCTCTCTGGTGTCCAGGGCGGCTCCATCGAGattccattttccttttccttcccctggGAGTTGGCAAAGGATCCTCAGATAAGTATAGCCTGGAGATGGAAGAAGGTCCATGGGGAATTTATCTACAACTCCACCTTAGGTTTCATACATGATCATTTCAAGAACAGGCTCACCCTGAACTGGTCACAGGGTCAGACACATGGAGTCCTCAGAATCCTGGACTTGAAGGAGAAAGATCAGGCCGTGTACTTCTGCAGAGTTTATCTGCGAACGACAGAAGGCAGGAAGTTTTGGCAGTCGATTGATGGGACCCAACTCAAGGTCACCAAGG GCAGCACCACCCTCCCCTCTGCAGTCACCACAGCTGGAAGCAGGGACACAGAGGGTAAGAGGAGCCCTTCACTGGTGATCCTGGGACCCATGCTTGGGATGGTGGTGACCAAGGCAGTGCTCATAACTGCCATCTCTGTGTTGCTGATCTTCCTCTGGTGGAAGAAAAG GCAGCAGACAAAACCTAAACCCAAGGCAGCAGAGCCCTCATCCCACCGAGCAGCTGAGGGGCTGGTTGGGAGGTTTGTCCGGAGAGGcctgccagggcccagagagatgGTCCAGTCAGGAAAACATGGCTCATGGGTAGGAGGACCATGGTTAGGTCTGGAGCACCCACATTATAAGCCAGGGATGGGGCAGGAACTTGTAATACCAGCCCTGGACAAGCAAGAGACAGGCAGAGTCATGGGACTGGATGACCAGCTACTCTAG